Proteins from one Oscillatoria nigro-viridis PCC 7112 genomic window:
- a CDS encoding glycosyltransferase gives MQESSWPENDARSELNLDISDLAQEELKSLTSNSKLSKVFAIPDIGDRVFDAETKAELPVAVSVPGTSSFPQNLYRGRRGKAAAVLTAIWAGTIALHLISWGAWVVWGLTGLLWMQALRVLFAEPKPALPPLADESREDWPYVSLLVAAKNEEAVIARFVESICNVDYPIDRYEVWAIDDHSSDATPIVLEQLTKKYPQLKIFRRGANASGGKSGALNQVLPLTRGEFVGIFDADATVTPDLLRRVLPVFQGEKVGAVQVRKAIANASVNFWTRGQEAEMALDSFFQQQRIAIGGIGELRGNGQFMRRTALESCGGWNEETITDDLDLTVRLHLDRWDIEFLAFPAVSEEGVTNARALWHQRNRWAEGGYQRYLDYWRLILRNRMGTGKTWDLFGFWVSQYFLPTVALPDFVMSIALRRMPIASPITFMTLTLSVVGMFVGLRRTRKETKFDLKRVFVTLLQTLRGTVYMFHWLLVGTVTARIAVRPKRLKWVKTVHQGAVNSIK, from the coding sequence ATGCAGGAGAGTTCTTGGCCAGAAAACGACGCTCGCAGCGAGCTTAACTTGGACATCTCTGATTTAGCTCAAGAAGAGCTCAAGAGTTTGACCTCGAACTCGAAGCTCAGCAAAGTATTTGCTATACCAGACATTGGCGACAGGGTGTTTGACGCGGAAACAAAAGCAGAGCTCCCGGTTGCGGTGTCTGTGCCGGGAACTTCCTCTTTTCCTCAAAATCTGTACCGGGGACGCCGGGGAAAAGCCGCCGCAGTGCTGACTGCGATTTGGGCAGGCACGATCGCCCTGCACTTGATTTCTTGGGGCGCGTGGGTAGTGTGGGGGTTGACGGGACTGCTGTGGATGCAAGCATTGCGAGTTTTGTTTGCGGAACCCAAGCCCGCACTGCCGCCTCTTGCCGATGAAAGTCGAGAGGATTGGCCTTATGTGTCGCTGCTGGTGGCAGCGAAAAATGAGGAAGCGGTGATTGCCCGATTCGTAGAATCCATCTGCAATGTAGATTATCCGATCGACCGCTACGAAGTTTGGGCGATCGACGATCACAGCAGCGACGCCACGCCGATTGTATTGGAACAGCTAACCAAAAAGTACCCCCAGCTCAAAATATTTCGCAGAGGAGCAAATGCCAGCGGCGGCAAGTCGGGAGCACTGAATCAAGTGTTGCCTCTGACTCGCGGGGAATTTGTCGGAATATTTGACGCCGACGCGACGGTAACGCCGGATTTGCTGCGCCGGGTGCTGCCAGTGTTCCAGGGAGAAAAAGTAGGCGCTGTGCAAGTCAGAAAAGCCATCGCCAATGCTTCGGTAAATTTTTGGACTCGCGGCCAAGAAGCAGAAATGGCTCTCGACAGTTTTTTCCAGCAGCAGCGGATTGCGATCGGCGGCATTGGAGAATTGCGCGGTAACGGCCAATTCATGCGCCGCACCGCCTTGGAAAGCTGCGGAGGCTGGAACGAGGAGACGATTACCGACGACCTGGATTTGACTGTCAGGCTGCACCTAGACCGATGGGACATTGAATTTCTCGCTTTCCCAGCCGTGTCAGAAGAAGGAGTCACTAACGCTCGCGCTCTGTGGCATCAGCGCAATCGCTGGGCAGAAGGTGGCTATCAGCGTTATCTTGACTACTGGCGGCTAATTTTGCGGAACCGCATGGGAACTGGGAAAACGTGGGATTTATTTGGATTTTGGGTATCTCAATATTTCTTGCCCACAGTAGCCCTACCCGACTTTGTGATGTCAATTGCGCTGCGCCGGATGCCGATCGCCAGTCCCATAACTTTTATGACCCTTACATTGTCGGTGGTGGGAATGTTTGTCGGTTTGCGCCGCACTCGCAAAGAGACCAAATTTGACCTGAAAAGAGTTTTTGTCACCTTGCTGCAAACGCTGCGGGGTACTGTGTATATGTTCCACTGGCTGCTGGTAGGGACTGTGACGGCTCGGATTGCGGTACGGCCCAAGCGGCTCAAATGGGTCAAAACCGTCCATCAAGGCGCTGTTAATAGCATCAAGTAA
- a CDS encoding ATP-grasp domain-containing protein, whose protein sequence is MDLLEYQAKSLFRQMAIPILPSQRIDNPADLKGLKIPYPVVLKSQVRAGGRGRAGGIKFVENTIDAVAAAQTIFNLPIEEEYPQVLLAEAKYNADQELYLAVLLDPVARRPVLLGSRQGGMDVEGSIEQMQQVAVDQEFSPFYARRLTLKMGLQGDLIQSVSTIVEKMYRLFVEKDLDLVEINPLGISPTGEVMALDGKVTANDDALGRHPDLAALSGKRQSSGLARERRSPYASGDRPHSQSKVQQSPEFDPKSKSPISNSESLQLIELDGTIAILCNGVGLTMATLDAVTHQGGKPANFVNIGSLDRYYAANALRDRVDLGLELVAQDKSVKVILVNILGSASKTEEIIAAVAGYLERKARANRHIQVVLRLVELDADAVKKRLGQLPVQLASTLDEAAAASVSSAK, encoded by the coding sequence ATGGATTTGTTAGAGTACCAAGCTAAATCTTTATTTCGCCAGATGGCAATTCCGATTTTGCCGTCGCAGCGGATTGACAATCCCGCCGACCTCAAAGGACTGAAAATTCCTTACCCCGTTGTACTCAAATCGCAAGTGCGGGCTGGGGGACGGGGCAGGGCGGGCGGTATCAAGTTTGTGGAAAATACGATCGATGCAGTAGCAGCCGCTCAAACAATTTTTAATTTGCCGATCGAGGAGGAATATCCCCAAGTCCTGCTGGCAGAAGCAAAGTACAACGCCGACCAAGAATTGTACTTAGCGGTACTCCTAGACCCCGTAGCGCGCCGCCCGGTGCTTCTGGGTTCGAGACAAGGAGGTATGGATGTCGAAGGGTCGATCGAGCAAATGCAGCAAGTTGCCGTAGATCAAGAATTTTCCCCATTCTACGCGAGGCGTCTCACGCTGAAAATGGGATTGCAGGGAGACTTGATTCAATCGGTGAGCACCATTGTCGAAAAAATGTACCGGCTGTTTGTCGAAAAAGATTTAGATTTAGTAGAAATCAATCCTCTCGGCATCAGTCCGACGGGAGAGGTAATGGCTTTAGACGGTAAAGTCACCGCCAACGACGATGCCTTGGGGCGGCATCCAGATTTGGCCGCACTATCGGGGAAGAGGCAAAGCAGCGGGTTGGCACGGGAAAGAAGAAGTCCCTATGCCTCTGGCGATCGCCCCCATTCCCAGTCCAAGGTTCAGCAGTCGCCGGAGTTTGACCCCAAATCTAAATCCCCAATCTCGAATTCCGAATCCCTGCAATTAATAGAACTAGACGGGACTATCGCGATTTTGTGCAACGGAGTGGGGCTGACAATGGCAACTCTAGATGCTGTAACTCACCAAGGAGGAAAACCAGCTAATTTTGTGAATATTGGTTCCCTAGACCGCTACTATGCAGCAAATGCCCTGCGCGATCGCGTGGATTTGGGTCTGGAGTTAGTCGCTCAGGATAAAAGCGTTAAGGTGATACTTGTAAATATTTTGGGCAGCGCCTCCAAGACGGAGGAAATAATCGCTGCAGTAGCCGGCTATTTGGAACGGAAAGCTCGCGCTAACCGCCACATCCAGGTTGTGCTGAGGCTGGTAGAGCTCGATGCTGATGCTGTTAAAAAGCGTTTGGGACAGTTGCCGGTGCAGCTAGCTAGCACTTTGGATGAGGCCGCGGCCGCTTCTGTATCCTCCGCCAAGTAG
- a CDS encoding succinate--CoA ligase subunit alpha produces MNLTPESKVLVQGITESPASTRAALMMKAYGTNVVAGVSPGRGGLEVEGIPIFDLVEQAVAAVGHVDTAVILVDAYSVLDAALEAIAGGIRQIAIVTGGVPPLDMVHLVRKAEATETLVIGPNSPGIIVPDKVLLGTHPKEFYTPGPVGVISRSSTLTYEVALELTEAGLGQSMAVCIGCDAIVGSSFMQWLQILDEDDSTEAMVLVGEVGGWSEQAAASYIASAIDKPVVAYLAGRYAPKGPSLGHAGILISSRAAAQKAFGVTAPNKMAAFEDADIPVAARPSEIPKLLKKLLKKN; encoded by the coding sequence ATGAATTTAACTCCTGAAAGCAAAGTCCTAGTACAGGGCATTACAGAATCTCCCGCGTCCACCCGCGCCGCCCTGATGATGAAAGCATACGGCACGAATGTAGTCGCCGGTGTTAGTCCCGGTCGGGGGGGGCTGGAAGTGGAGGGAATTCCGATTTTTGATTTGGTAGAACAAGCAGTCGCGGCAGTGGGTCACGTTGACACTGCGGTAATTTTGGTAGACGCTTACTCGGTGCTGGATGCGGCTCTAGAAGCGATCGCCGGAGGAATTCGGCAAATCGCGATCGTTACTGGCGGAGTGCCTCCTCTGGATATGGTGCACTTAGTCAGAAAAGCAGAAGCCACCGAAACTTTGGTAATCGGGCCCAACAGTCCGGGGATTATTGTGCCCGACAAAGTGCTGCTGGGAACTCACCCCAAGGAATTTTACACTCCCGGCCCGGTGGGAGTAATCAGCCGCAGCAGCACTTTGACTTACGAAGTTGCCCTAGAACTGACGGAGGCTGGGTTGGGACAGTCGATGGCGGTTTGTATTGGCTGCGACGCGATTGTCGGTTCTTCTTTTATGCAGTGGCTGCAAATTTTGGACGAAGACGACAGTACCGAAGCGATGGTTTTGGTGGGGGAAGTTGGCGGGTGGAGCGAACAAGCCGCTGCTTCTTACATCGCCTCGGCGATCGACAAACCCGTGGTTGCTTATCTGGCCGGCCGCTACGCTCCCAAGGGGCCGTCTTTGGGCCACGCCGGCATCCTGATCAGTTCTCGGGCCGCTGCCCAGAAAGCCTTTGGAGTTACGGCCCCAAACAAAATGGCTGCCTTTGAAGACGCGGACATACCTGTGGCGGCTAGACCTTCAGAGATTCCTAAGTTGCTCAAAAAATTGCTAAAGAAAAATTGA
- a CDS encoding alpha/beta hydrolase, whose protein sequence is MKLTKFVSIGIALVLGASGSILSSSSRALGAEKVVLTFGPIRQAIKIGDLEDFAKNGTTTPTLQQIIRFSKMDAQILRGFMGLEIGLKPANLARVVYSTPGEKITDDIGQAIRTQRRTESGKALRAAVILASGDDGKVSLLEILKKYPLNEVYVDVASLRTAVGKVQSIAGTLQSLLQDVTRSTNRTTETTRTESPIEPRRSVQPTTPPPAPRRAAPLPAPAPQPVTPVRGLW, encoded by the coding sequence ATGAAATTAACAAAATTTGTATCGATCGGCATTGCCCTAGTTTTAGGAGCAAGCGGGAGCATCTTATCTAGCAGCAGTAGAGCATTAGGGGCCGAAAAAGTTGTCCTCACATTTGGCCCGATCAGACAAGCCATCAAGATCGGCGACTTAGAAGACTTTGCTAAAAACGGCACGACGACGCCAACCCTCCAACAAATTATCCGGTTCTCCAAAATGGACGCGCAAATACTGCGGGGGTTCATGGGTTTAGAAATTGGTTTAAAGCCTGCTAATCTGGCCAGGGTAGTTTACAGCACCCCAGGAGAAAAAATCACTGACGACATCGGTCAAGCAATTCGGACTCAGCGCCGCACAGAAAGCGGAAAAGCTTTGCGGGCAGCGGTGATCCTAGCATCCGGGGACGACGGTAAGGTATCGCTGCTGGAAATTCTGAAAAAGTATCCTCTCAACGAGGTTTACGTAGATGTTGCCAGCCTTCGCACCGCTGTTGGGAAAGTTCAGAGTATAGCCGGAACTCTGCAAAGCCTGCTTCAAGATGTGACACGATCGACAAATCGCACAACTGAAACAACTCGCACCGAAAGTCCGATCGAACCTCGCCGCAGCGTGCAGCCCACAACTCCGCCTCCCGCGCCGCGCCGCGCCGCCCCCTTGCCAGCACCCGCACCGCAGCCTGTGACGCCGGTCAGAGGGCTTTGGTAA